CGATGGCCCGCCGCCGTTCCACCCAGCCGGCCAGATGCGGCAGCTTCACCATCAGCACGGCGGCCTGCATGGCATCGAGGCGGCTGTTGTAGCCGAGGTCGGTGTGCAGATAGCGGCGGGGCATGCCATGCACCGCCAGCTCGCGGATCCGCTGGGCCAGCTCCGGGTCGCGGCAGACCACCATGCCGCCGTCGCCGGCGGCCCCGAGGTTCTTGGTGGGGAAGAAGCTGAAGCAGCCGGCGTCGCCCCAGCCGCCGACCGGCCGCCCGGCCCAGCTGGCGCCGCTGGCCTGGGCGCAGTCCTCGATCACCCGCAGGTCGTGGGCGGCGGCGATGGCCATGATCCGCTCCATGTCCACCGGCCGGCCGAACAGATGCACCGGCATCAGGGCCCGGGTGGCGGGGGTGATGGCGGCGCCGATCGCCTCCGGATCGATCAGATAGGTGTCCGGATCCACGTCCACGAACACCGGCGTGGCGCCCACGGCGCTGATCGCTTCAGCCGTGGCGAAGAAGCTGAACGAACTGGTGATCACCTCGTCACCGGCGCCGATGCCCAGGGCCCGCAGGGCCAGCACCAGGGCATCAGTGCCGCTGTTGCAGCCGATGGCGTGCGGGACGCTGCAGGCGTCGGCGAAGGCGGCCTCGAAGCCGCTGATGGTGGTCCCCCCGATGTACTGACCGCTGCGCAAGACCTCGAGGACGGCATGATCCAGCGCGTCTCCCAGCTGGTGCAGTTGCTCGCTGAGACTGAAGGGGGGCACTTGCATGGCGGCAACATTAAACCTGCGGATCCGACCCATGCCGGGGTTCAGCTGTCATGCCATTTGATGTTGCAGCCGATGGCCGGCCGCTGCGGTTCCGGCACCGGTCGCCCCTCCAGCAGGGCCGCCAGGGCGGCCCGTAGATCCCTGCCATGGCAGGCGGTTCCGTCACCGGGACGGCTGCCATCCAGTTGCCCTCGGTAGGCAAGCCGGTGCTCGGCATCGAAGAGGAAGGGGTCGGGGGTGCAGGCCGCCTGGAAGACCCTGGCCACGTTCTGTTCGGGGTCCTGCAGGTAGGGAAAGGTCCAGTGACAGGCCTGGGCCTGGGCCGCCATCCCCGCCGGGCCGTCCTGGGGATGGCTGACGGTGCTGTTACTGCAGACGCCGATCAGGTTCGCCTGCCCACCCAGATCGTTCTGCAGCCGGGTGAGTTCCCCCTCCACATGCTTCACGAACGGGCAGTGGGGGCAGAGGAACAGCACCAGCACGGGCCTCCCAAGCAGGGCGGCGCTGTCGAAGGGGCCGCCCGTGACCGGCCGCAGCCCGGCCTGCATGGCGGCGACAGGCAACGGTGTGCCCAGGGGCAGCATGGAGGAGGTGGTGAGGACCATGGATCTGCCGCCCTTGCTGCAGAGCGGATGGGGAGGCCGGGTAAGGATCATCGTCGTCATTGCG
This Cyanobium sp. AMD-g DNA region includes the following protein-coding sequences:
- a CDS encoding thioredoxin family protein gives rise to the protein MVLTTSSMLPLGTPLPVAAMQAGLRPVTGGPFDSAALLGRPVLVLFLCPHCPFVKHVEGELTRLQNDLGGQANLIGVCSNSTVSHPQDGPAGMAAQAQACHWTFPYLQDPEQNVARVFQAACTPDPFLFDAEHRLAYRGQLDGSRPGDGTACHGRDLRAALAALLEGRPVPEPQRPAIGCNIKWHDS
- a CDS encoding DegT/DnrJ/EryC1/StrS aminotransferase family protein, whose product is MQVPPFSLSEQLHQLGDALDHAVLEVLRSGQYIGGTTISGFEAAFADACSVPHAIGCNSGTDALVLALRALGIGAGDEVITSSFSFFATAEAISAVGATPVFVDVDPDTYLIDPEAIGAAITPATRALMPVHLFGRPVDMERIMAIAAAHDLRVIEDCAQASGASWAGRPVGGWGDAGCFSFFPTKNLGAAGDGGMVVCRDPELAQRIRELAVHGMPRRYLHTDLGYNSRLDAMQAAVLMVKLPHLAGWVERRRAIAERYQRELAGLPGLLPAAPGPEGHSWNQFVVRVPHCPAATIACGGRCTPAADSASYGLPEACCRDWLKQQLQEAGVTTIIYYPIPIHRQPAYASLGYPAGSLPITERLCAEVLSLPIFPELSVEQQDSVIAAVRSLVGAAAVVA